In Mycetocola spongiae, the genomic stretch ATCCAAAAGCTCGAGGGCACGTTTGATAGCGTGGACCGCCGCGAGACGGGCCCGCTCTCGGGCACCGTCCGGATCGAGCTTCAGGCCGATTGCTATGCCGGGGCCTGGGTGGGGGCCGCCTCCAGCACCCGCGATAAAAACGGCGCCACCCTGCTCCAGCCGCCCACCGATGATCAGATTCGGGACGCGCTGGATGCCGCCGCGACCGTGGGTGACGACCGCATCCAGCAGCAGGCCACGGGCGGGGTGGACCCCGAGGGCTGGACCCACGGGTCCAGCGAGCAGCGCCAGCGCTGGTTCCTCACCGGCTATCAGGGCGGCGCGACAACCTGCAATACGTTTGCGGCGGGGGGCCGGCTCTAGGGACACCCCGCGGCCTCTCGCCCACCCCGGCGGCCGTCCAATATGCTGGGGAAATGGAAAAAAAGAGGTGGGGTCGGCGGCATCCGGTGCTGCGTGTGCTGGCCATCATCCTGGGCGTTCTGCTGGTGCTGGGCCTCGGGACCTGGGCGGCGTTTCGCTGGAGCCCGTGGCCCTCGGCCCTCGTGATCCGCTCGATGTTTGACCGCGAGGGGATGCGCGTAAACGAGGCGCTTGCGCCGCATGTTCTCGCGGACGAGATCTCCGAGCAGCTGGATATCTCCTATCTGGAGGGCGAGGATACCCGGCTCGATGTCTTCCGACCGCTCTCGGCCGAGAACGTGCCGCTGCCCACGGTGGTATGGGTGCACGGCGGGGGTTGGATCTCGGGGGATAAGGACCAGATCGCCAATTATCTGCGCATCCTCGCGGCGCGCGGCTTCACCGTGGTGGGCGTGAACTATACAATCGCCCCCGAGGCCACCTATCCCACCCCCGTGACCCAGACGATGGCGGCGCTGGACTATCTCAATACCCATGCCGAGGAGCTGGGGGTGGATGCCAATAACATCGTGCTGGCGGGGGATTCCGCGGGCTCGCAGATCTCCGCGCAGCTGGCCACGCTGATCACCAGCCCGGCCTATGCGCGCGACCTGGGCATCGCGCCCACGCTTGAACCGCGCCAGCTGGCGGCCACCGTGCTCACCTGTGGGGCCTATGACCTGAGCCTGGCCGATGTGCCGGGCGCGTTCTCCTCGTTCCTGAAAACGGTGCTGTGGTCCTATACCGGCACCCGGGACTATGCCGATGATCCGCGCACCGCGGGCGCCTCGGTGCTGAATTTTGTGACGGCCGATTTCCCCGCCTCGTTTATCACCGCGGGTAATGCCGATGCGCTGCTGCCGCAGTCCGAGGCGCTCGCGACCCGGCTCGATGAGCTGGGGGTGCCCGTGGACGCGCTGTTTTATGCCGCCGATCACGAACCCGCCCTCGACCACGAATATCAGTTTAATCTGGGCACTCCCGAGGCCGATGCCGCGCTGGATCGCATCGTGGCCTTTGTGGACGCCCATACCGGCGCGCGGCTGCAAAAATGACCCTCGTGAGTGGGCCCGCAACGGCGCGGGCCTCGCGCGTTTTATTAAGCGGGCTGGGCCTGGCCGGCTCCGCGCTGGCCCTCGCCGCGCTGGCCGGAATCTGGCTGCTGCGCCTCGACCTGGATCGGGCGGTCTATGTGAGCGAGCTCGGGGGCGATGGTGCCCCGGGCGCGGAAGGCTTCCGGATCGCGCTCTTTGCG encodes the following:
- a CDS encoding alpha/beta hydrolase, with protein sequence MEKKRWGRRHPVLRVLAIILGVLLVLGLGTWAAFRWSPWPSALVIRSMFDREGMRVNEALAPHVLADEISEQLDISYLEGEDTRLDVFRPLSAENVPLPTVVWVHGGGWISGDKDQIANYLRILAARGFTVVGVNYTIAPEATYPTPVTQTMAALDYLNTHAEELGVDANNIVLAGDSAGSQISAQLATLITSPAYARDLGIAPTLEPRQLAATVLTCGAYDLSLADVPGAFSSFLKTVLWSYTGTRDYADDPRTAGASVLNFVTADFPASFITAGNADALLPQSEALATRLDELGVPVDALFYAADHEPALDHEYQFNLGTPEADAALDRIVAFVDAHTGARLQK